A stretch of Pseudoprevotella muciniphila DNA encodes these proteins:
- a CDS encoding IS110 family RNA-guided transposase, with the protein MKKIFIGIDVSKETIDVSFVESDFQQQPKYLAQYPNSKKGYRSMVRDLKHALRDTNTGQWLFCCETTGAYDKQMCHWLVENEMHVWRESALQIKQSLGIRRGKNDKADSMAIADYARRHPDKINFFKIPNKELAALKDLFMYRQNLVDKLKGVKNRQKAMKSQGDAVSKAAKFICRDTNNEIKRLERSIAECENAMMEVIRSDEQLERNYEHVKSIKGFGLVVTVALMVFSGNFQNIPTANKMATYCGVASFRNTSGTTINSRQDVRHLSNRRLKGLLSMAARSAIQHNDAIQRYYQRKIDQGKLYGVAINNVKNKLIHIAYALVKSNQDYQTEYMFNEDAV; encoded by the coding sequence ATGAAAAAGATTTTTATCGGCATTGATGTTTCTAAAGAAACTATTGACGTGAGTTTTGTAGAGTCGGATTTCCAGCAGCAACCGAAGTATCTGGCACAGTACCCGAACAGCAAGAAAGGCTACCGCTCAATGGTCCGCGACCTGAAACATGCTCTTCGTGACACCAATACTGGGCAATGGCTGTTCTGCTGCGAGACCACGGGCGCATATGACAAGCAGATGTGCCACTGGTTGGTTGAGAATGAGATGCACGTTTGGCGAGAGAGCGCACTCCAAATCAAACAGAGTTTGGGCATTCGTCGAGGCAAGAATGACAAGGCGGACTCTATGGCCATAGCCGACTATGCTCGCAGACATCCCGATAAAATCAACTTTTTCAAAATACCAAACAAGGAACTGGCCGCGCTGAAAGACCTGTTCATGTATCGCCAGAACCTTGTGGATAAGCTAAAAGGTGTCAAGAACCGCCAAAAAGCCATGAAAAGCCAAGGCGATGCCGTCAGCAAAGCAGCCAAGTTCATCTGCCGCGACACCAATAACGAAATAAAGCGGCTAGAACGCAGCATTGCTGAGTGCGAAAACGCCATGATGGAGGTAATTCGTTCAGACGAACAACTAGAAAGAAATTATGAACATGTGAAATCCATCAAAGGCTTCGGACTGGTGGTCACTGTCGCCCTGATGGTTTTCTCAGGAAATTTTCAAAACATCCCGACAGCCAACAAGATGGCCACATACTGTGGGGTCGCCTCTTTCCGCAACACCTCTGGCACAACTATCAACTCAAGACAGGATGTGAGACACCTAAGCAATCGCAGACTCAAAGGCCTGCTCTCTATGGCTGCCAGAAGTGCCATCCAGCACAATGATGCCATACAACGATACTATCAACGGAAGATAGATCAAGGAAAACTGTACGGTGTAGCCATTAACAATGTCAAAAACAAACTAATCCACATCGCTTATGCGTTGGTAAAAAGCAATCAGGATTATCAAACAGAATACATGTTCAATGAAGATGCCGTTTGA
- a CDS encoding transporter substrate-binding domain-containing protein: MKHLLKQWTVVTILILSGINLQACSESDYSFLPDTSSLSTWHAGDTVSAKAIETFGGIDKCFAAEPIPDGVWARMQGKTYKENPHIGRDDLRHVRALHWDYDEKIHIGEMVCNKMIAERVAHILRELYEAKYPIQRMLLPDVYNADDETQMRDNNTSCFCYRAVAGTTKLSKHARGLAVDINTLYNPYYKDRPDGTRFIQPATAEEYCDRTKDFPYKIDHDDLCFLLFREAGFEWGGDWTTCKDFQHFELIEQPTVQRIVERGKLLVGTTGDYRPLSYCEADGNYWGFGIEMAEMIAKRIGVEIEYVRTSWPTLTADVLTEPQTFDLAIGGITITETRKETMLMSNGYLTNGKTILCRSADVNRFQSLADINKPEVRVMVNPGGLNEEFAKENLTNATIIVYQKNEEIPNQVAEGNADVMITEITEAPWYVKNDTRLAAPLINSPFTHGEIGVLMRKGQEDLLSLVNTVIAQMKSDGSLRELHEKYGLVYGYE; the protein is encoded by the coding sequence ATGAAACATTTATTGAAACAATGGACAGTAGTAACTATTCTGATACTTAGTGGAATCAATCTGCAGGCTTGTTCGGAATCAGATTATTCCTTTCTGCCTGACACATCTTCACTTAGCACCTGGCATGCAGGAGACACCGTATCGGCAAAGGCTATAGAGACTTTTGGGGGTATTGACAAATGTTTTGCTGCAGAGCCCATACCTGATGGTGTATGGGCGAGAATGCAAGGTAAGACATACAAGGAAAACCCACATATCGGACGCGACGACTTGCGCCATGTCCGTGCCCTTCACTGGGACTACGATGAGAAGATACACATCGGCGAAATGGTTTGCAACAAGATGATAGCCGAACGTGTGGCACACATCCTGCGCGAACTCTACGAAGCCAAATATCCAATTCAGCGGATGCTTTTGCCTGATGTCTATAATGCCGATGACGAAACACAGATGCGCGATAATAATACGTCATGTTTCTGCTATCGTGCAGTTGCCGGGACCACCAAGTTGTCGAAACATGCACGCGGACTGGCTGTAGATATCAACACGCTCTACAATCCATACTATAAGGATCGTCCCGACGGCACACGTTTCATACAGCCGGCTACAGCAGAAGAGTATTGCGACCGCACCAAGGACTTTCCCTACAAAATAGACCATGATGATCTTTGCTTCCTACTCTTTAGAGAAGCAGGCTTTGAATGGGGCGGCGACTGGACGACATGCAAGGATTTCCAGCATTTTGAACTCATCGAACAACCCACAGTTCAGCGAATCGTTGAACGCGGGAAACTGCTCGTAGGTACGACTGGCGATTATCGCCCTTTGTCGTATTGCGAAGCCGATGGCAATTATTGGGGATTTGGTATTGAAATGGCAGAAATGATAGCAAAGAGAATAGGAGTTGAAATTGAGTATGTACGAACCTCATGGCCCACGCTGACTGCTGATGTCCTGACAGAGCCACAGACTTTCGACCTTGCCATCGGAGGGATCACCATCACAGAAACGCGTAAGGAGACCATGCTGATGAGTAACGGCTATTTAACTAACGGAAAGACCATACTATGCAGGTCCGCGGATGTCAATCGGTTCCAATCGCTTGCAGACATCAACAAACCGGAAGTGCGCGTAATGGTAAATCCAGGGGGACTCAACGAAGAGTTTGCCAAAGAGAACCTTACTAACGCGACCATTATTGTATATCAAAAGAATGAAGAAATCCCAAATCAAGTAGCAGAGGGCAATGCAGACGTTATGATAACTGAAATAACCGAAGCGCCTTGGTACGTCAAAAATGATACACGCCTCGCCGCACCACTCATCAACTCTCCCTTCACTCACGGAGAAATTGGTGTACTGATGCGAAAAGGGCAAGAAGATTTGCTTTCACTCGTAAATACGGTTATAGCACAAATGAAATCCGATGGCTCGCTAAGAGAGTTACACGAAAAGTATGGATTAGTGTACGGTTACGAATAG
- a CDS encoding tRNA(His) guanylyltransferase Thg1 family protein: protein MNFDTLDKQMRRFEQSLDRTMLEGIYIVARLDGHGFTRLTKKEWNLEKPFDTKFRDAMIETTKHLMSCGFRIIYGYTQSDEISLLFHLKDETFGRKERKLISILASEASVAFSMQTGRAAIFDNRLIPLPTAENVIDYFRWRQEDAHRNSLNAHCYWVLRKEGVSAYDANACISGISNAEKNEILFKRSINYNNLPDWQKRGVGLYLQKEQRQGFNPRTKKTTTFVRQSLRIEMNLPIGQDYSSLIAEIIDEANKEKK from the coding sequence ATGAACTTTGACACGCTTGACAAACAGATGCGACGGTTTGAACAATCGCTTGACAGAACCATGCTCGAAGGGATTTATATAGTAGCCCGACTTGACGGACACGGATTTACAAGACTTACTAAAAAAGAGTGGAATCTTGAGAAACCTTTTGACACCAAATTCCGTGACGCCATGATTGAAACCACAAAGCACTTGATGAGTTGTGGTTTTCGAATAATCTACGGTTATACTCAAAGCGACGAAATTTCATTGTTGTTCCATTTGAAAGACGAGACTTTCGGAAGAAAAGAAAGAAAGTTAATATCAATACTTGCTTCTGAAGCATCCGTTGCGTTCTCAATGCAAACGGGCAGAGCAGCCATATTCGACAATCGATTAATCCCACTTCCCACTGCAGAGAATGTAATTGACTATTTCAGATGGCGACAAGAAGATGCGCACCGCAATTCTCTAAACGCTCATTGCTATTGGGTGCTACGAAAAGAGGGTGTTTCTGCATATGACGCTAATGCATGTATATCGGGCATCTCGAACGCAGAAAAGAACGAGATTCTTTTTAAAAGAAGTATCAACTATAACAACCTTCCAGATTGGCAAAAGCGCGGTGTCGGACTGTATTTACAAAAAGAACAACGACAAGGCTTTAACCCCAGAACTAAGAAGACAACGACTTTTGTCCGTCAATCATTACGTATAGAAATGAATTTACCTATCGGTCAGGATTATTCGAGTCTTATTGCTGAAATAATTGATGAAGCCAACAAGGAAAAGAAATAA
- a CDS encoding ATP-binding protein: MPFRKEDRQAIIFIGIQASGKTTFYKKEMYDGGYIHISLDILHTRNREAEKLEKCVRSNKSFVIDNTNPTKSDRTKYIQLAKQHGYHIIGLFFQSKVKDCIKRNEQRDGNIPSKAIAATSNKLEMPSKSEGFDELYFVKICNNDFEITKWEG; encoded by the coding sequence TTGCCATTTAGAAAGGAAGACAGACAAGCCATAATATTCATTGGTATACAAGCCAGCGGCAAGACGACATTTTATAAAAAAGAGATGTATGATGGGGGCTATATTCATATCAGCCTCGATATTCTCCATACAAGAAACAGAGAAGCAGAAAAGTTAGAGAAATGTGTTAGAAGTAACAAGTCTTTTGTCATCGACAACACTAATCCTACAAAATCGGACAGAACGAAGTATATTCAGTTAGCCAAACAACACGGTTATCACATTATAGGCCTATTTTTCCAAAGCAAAGTGAAGGACTGCATAAAAAGGAATGAACAAAGGGACGGCAATATACCTTCGAAAGCGATTGCCGCTACGAGCAACAAACTCGAGATGCCTTCCAAATCAGAGGGCTTCGATGAATTATATTTTGTAAAAATATGCAACAACGATTTTGAAATAACAAAATGGGAAGGATAA
- the ileS gene encoding isoleucine--tRNA ligase: MSKKFNEQSKLDLFSVNEEVLAEWDKQDLFHRSMSEREGCPEYVFYEGPPSANGHPGIHHVMARTIKDVFCRYKTMQGFLVKRKAGWDTHGLPVELSVEKELGITKEDIGKNISIEEYNKKCRENVMMFTEEWTRLSHLMGYWVDMEHPYITYENSYIETLWWLLKQLYQKGLLYKGYTIQPYSPAAGTGLSSHELNLPGCYREVKDTTATVMFRILDPKPEMAEWGEPNFIAWTTTPWTLPSNCALCVGPKITYVCVQTYNPYSGKPVSVVLAKDLVSAYFKPEGETLPMDEYKQGDKIIPYRVTGEWKGTELAEMHYEQILPYVNPGEGAFRVILGDYVTTEDGTGLVHIAGTFGADDAFVSKQNNVPAMLLIDKKGKQVPMVDPQGRFYRIEDLDEEFVRNSVNVERYAEFAGRYVKNAYDDNLTDKDETLDISLCMDMKARGQAFRIEKHVHSYPHCWRTDKPVLYYPLDSWFIRSTAAKERMMELNKTITWKPESTGTGRFGKWLENLNDWNLSRSRFWGTPLPIWRNDDGEEICIGSISELYDEIEKSVHAGIMKSNPLKDKDFTPDDYSKENYDRIDLHRPYVDDIVLVSPTGKPMHRETDLIDVWFDSGSMPYAQLHYPFENKELIDSRSYYPADFIAEGVDQTRGWFFTLHAIATMVFDSVAFKNVISNGLVLDKKGEKMSKHLGNTVNPFEAINNYGSDPLRWYMITNSSPWDNLKFDEAGVQDVARSFFGKLFQTYNFFTMYANVDGFTGDEPQVAYEERPEIDRWILSELNSLIANVTTDFNEYEPTRAGRQIATFVVENLSNWFVRLSRKRYWAGEMDADKLSAYQTLHTCLLTISKLMAPIAPFYADRLYKDLYSGLAKQGADSVHLDKFPVCDEALVDKALEQRMNLAQRITSMVLALRKKEHIIVRQPLQKIAVPIADQQIKEAISLVKQLILDEVNVKELQFVEGDMISKKVKCNFRVMGKKFGKMMKAVAAAVAELSQEDIVRLEKEGMLQLVVDNQNVSIEREDVEIVSEDMPGWTVEHDGTITVALDLTISDELKREGLAREVVKRIQTYRKESGFEITDRITVVFSDNETLKAAVEEHKEYIAAQVLANEIRFADITSDTTFDFDTFKVDVDITKN, from the coding sequence ATGAGTAAGAAATTCAACGAACAGTCAAAACTCGACCTCTTCAGCGTGAATGAAGAGGTGTTGGCTGAATGGGATAAGCAGGATCTTTTCCATAGGAGTATGTCTGAACGCGAGGGATGCCCCGAATACGTGTTTTATGAGGGACCTCCCTCAGCCAATGGGCACCCGGGCATACACCATGTCATGGCACGTACCATCAAGGACGTATTTTGCAGATATAAGACGATGCAAGGCTTCCTGGTGAAACGCAAGGCAGGGTGGGATACTCACGGTCTGCCTGTGGAACTCAGTGTGGAGAAAGAACTCGGCATTACAAAAGAAGATATCGGAAAAAACATCTCGATAGAGGAATATAACAAGAAGTGCCGTGAGAATGTAATGATGTTCACCGAAGAGTGGACACGACTCAGTCACCTGATGGGCTACTGGGTGGACATGGAACACCCTTACATCACATACGAGAACTCCTATATCGAAACACTATGGTGGTTGTTGAAACAACTCTATCAGAAGGGACTGCTCTACAAAGGCTATACCATCCAACCCTATAGTCCCGCCGCAGGAACCGGTCTCAGTAGCCACGAACTCAACCTCCCTGGCTGCTACCGTGAGGTGAAAGATACAACAGCAACAGTTATGTTCCGCATTCTCGATCCAAAACCGGAAATGGCAGAGTGGGGCGAACCGAACTTCATCGCTTGGACAACCACACCATGGACATTGCCTTCAAATTGTGCCCTCTGTGTAGGACCGAAAATCACATACGTTTGCGTACAGACATACAATCCATATTCTGGAAAACCTGTCAGTGTGGTTCTCGCAAAAGACCTTGTAAGCGCTTATTTCAAGCCTGAAGGCGAAACACTCCCGATGGATGAGTATAAACAAGGTGACAAGATTATCCCTTATCGTGTCACAGGCGAATGGAAAGGTACAGAACTCGCAGAAATGCACTATGAGCAGATTCTGCCTTATGTAAATCCGGGTGAAGGTGCCTTCCGAGTTATTTTAGGCGACTATGTTACGACAGAAGATGGTACCGGTTTGGTACACATAGCAGGCACATTCGGTGCTGACGACGCTTTCGTGTCGAAGCAGAACAATGTACCCGCCATGCTTCTTATTGATAAGAAAGGCAAGCAAGTGCCAATGGTTGACCCACAAGGACGTTTCTACCGCATAGAGGACCTTGACGAGGAATTCGTCAGGAATAGCGTAAATGTTGAGCGCTACGCAGAATTCGCAGGTAGATACGTCAAGAATGCTTACGATGACAATCTGACCGATAAAGACGAAACGCTCGATATCAGTCTCTGTATGGATATGAAGGCTCGCGGACAAGCCTTCCGAATCGAAAAACATGTGCATAGTTATCCGCATTGCTGGCGTACCGACAAGCCTGTGCTTTACTATCCGCTCGATTCATGGTTCATCCGTTCAACAGCCGCGAAAGAGAGAATGATGGAGCTCAACAAGACCATCACATGGAAACCCGAATCAACAGGAACTGGACGTTTCGGAAAATGGCTCGAGAACCTTAATGACTGGAATTTAAGCCGTTCAAGATTCTGGGGTACACCACTTCCAATTTGGAGAAACGACGATGGCGAGGAAATCTGCATCGGAAGTATCAGTGAACTCTATGATGAAATAGAAAAGAGTGTGCATGCTGGTATAATGAAGTCAAATCCTCTGAAGGACAAGGACTTTACCCCGGACGACTACAGCAAGGAAAATTACGACAGAATAGACCTGCATCGCCCGTACGTGGACGATATTGTCCTCGTTTCTCCAACTGGTAAGCCTATGCACCGCGAAACAGACCTTATCGACGTATGGTTTGACAGCGGTTCCATGCCTTACGCACAACTTCACTATCCTTTCGAAAACAAAGAACTCATCGACAGCCGTTCCTATTATCCCGCCGACTTTATCGCAGAAGGCGTTGACCAAACGAGAGGCTGGTTCTTCACGCTCCATGCCATCGCAACGATGGTGTTTGACAGTGTGGCATTCAAGAATGTCATAAGTAATGGTCTTGTTCTTGATAAAAAGGGAGAAAAGATGAGTAAGCACCTTGGCAATACCGTAAACCCATTCGAAGCCATCAATAATTATGGTTCTGATCCGTTAAGATGGTACATGATTACCAACTCTTCGCCTTGGGATAATCTCAAGTTCGATGAGGCAGGCGTTCAGGACGTGGCACGTTCCTTCTTCGGAAAACTCTTCCAGACATACAATTTCTTTACCATGTATGCCAATGTGGATGGTTTTACAGGCGATGAACCACAAGTAGCGTATGAAGAAAGACCGGAAATTGACCGCTGGATTCTTTCAGAACTCAATTCGCTCATTGCTAATGTTACGACAGATTTCAATGAGTATGAACCAACCAGGGCAGGACGACAAATAGCCACTTTTGTGGTGGAAAACCTGAGTAACTGGTTCGTGCGCCTAAGTAGGAAACGCTATTGGGCTGGAGAGATGGATGCCGACAAACTCAGTGCTTATCAGACACTTCATACCTGTCTGCTAACCATCAGCAAACTAATGGCACCAATCGCACCGTTCTACGCTGACAGACTCTATAAAGATCTCTATAGCGGTCTGGCAAAACAAGGTGCCGACAGTGTGCACCTCGACAAATTCCCTGTTTGTGACGAAGCACTCGTAGATAAAGCGCTCGAACAGCGGATGAACCTTGCGCAACGCATCACGTCAATGGTTCTTGCACTCAGAAAGAAAGAACATATCATTGTTCGTCAGCCCCTGCAGAAAATAGCTGTTCCTATCGCAGACCAGCAGATAAAAGAAGCCATAAGTCTCGTAAAACAACTGATTCTTGACGAAGTGAATGTCAAAGAACTGCAGTTTGTAGAAGGCGACATGATATCCAAGAAAGTGAAATGCAACTTCCGTGTTATGGGCAAGAAGTTCGGTAAGATGATGAAGGCAGTGGCTGCGGCTGTAGCAGAACTTTCGCAAGAAGACATCGTTCGTCTTGAAAAAGAAGGAATGTTGCAACTCGTGGTGGATAATCAGAATGTCAGCATTGAACGTGAAGATGTGGAAATCGTAAGCGAAGATATGCCCGGATGGACCGTTGAACATGACGGCACCATTACTGTTGCCCTCGACTTGACCATCTCCGATGAACTCAAGCGCGAAGGTTTGGCAAGAGAAGTTGTAAAACGCATCCAAACATACAGGAAAGAGAGCGGTTTTGAAATAACTGACAGAATAACTGTGGTGTTCTCTGACAACGAAACTCTGAAAGCAGCAGTAGAAGAACATAAGGAGTATATTGCAGCGCAGGTACTTGCAAATGAAATAAGATTTGCTGATATAACCAGCGACACGACCTTCGATTTCGATACATTCAAAGTTGATGTTGATATAACAAAGAACTGA
- a CDS encoding TraR/DksA family transcriptional regulator has translation MESQRYSDEDLQEFKELIMKKLELAKADYNQIMDTLTGRTSNNVDDTSPTYKALEEGSLTQSKEELTTMAARQQKFIQGLQAALVRIENKTYGVCRVTGKLIPKERLRAVPHATLSIEAKNMRDHK, from the coding sequence ATGGAAAGTCAGCGTTATAGCGATGAGGATCTTCAGGAATTCAAAGAACTCATCATGAAGAAATTAGAATTAGCAAAAGCGGACTACAACCAGATAATGGACACCTTGACCGGAAGAACGTCTAATAATGTAGACGATACATCGCCCACATACAAGGCGCTCGAGGAAGGTTCGCTAACACAGTCGAAAGAAGAACTCACCACAATGGCAGCCCGACAGCAGAAGTTTATTCAGGGACTTCAGGCAGCCCTCGTGCGTATAGAAAACAAAACGTATGGTGTTTGTAGAGTAACAGGGAAACTTATTCCCAAAGAAAGACTGCGTGCTGTGCCTCATGCAACGCTTAGCATTGAGGCGAAAAACATGCGCGACCATAAATAA
- a CDS encoding lipoprotein signal peptidase, producing the protein MKKRTLVAIIVTIAIVIVDQIIKIAVKTNFRLHETIEVFPWFRLSFVENEGMAYGMDFIGTLFLTVFRIVAIGLFIFLLVKCVKQQKPVGFIICLAMIIAGALGNVIDNCLYGLIFSESTPFEVSHFTSFDSGSGAFLEGKVVDMFYFPLFTWPESIPLVGGRVFFSAIFNFADAAITCGVIAMLLFYSRSLFSSDKNSDKSETKTEEKIETN; encoded by the coding sequence ATGAAGAAAAGAACGCTTGTCGCCATCATTGTCACAATAGCGATAGTCATTGTTGACCAAATTATAAAAATTGCTGTAAAAACCAATTTCAGGCTGCACGAAACTATTGAAGTGTTTCCTTGGTTCAGACTGTCTTTTGTGGAAAACGAAGGCATGGCGTATGGCATGGACTTCATAGGAACGCTCTTCTTGACCGTTTTTAGGATTGTAGCAATAGGGCTTTTCATCTTTTTGCTTGTAAAATGTGTCAAACAGCAGAAACCTGTCGGGTTTATCATCTGTCTGGCTATGATTATTGCAGGTGCACTGGGTAATGTGATTGACAATTGCTTATATGGACTCATATTTAGTGAAAGTACACCTTTCGAAGTGTCTCATTTTACGAGTTTTGACAGTGGAAGCGGTGCATTCCTGGAGGGCAAGGTGGTGGACATGTTCTATTTCCCGTTATTTACTTGGCCAGAAAGTATACCTCTCGTAGGTGGAAGAGTCTTCTTCAGTGCCATCTTCAATTTTGCTGATGCAGCCATCACATGTGGCGTAATAGCCATGTTGCTCTTCTATTCCAGATCATTATTCAGTTCTGACAAGAATAGTGATAAAAGTGAAACAAAAACTGAAGAAAAGATAGAAACAAACTGA
- a CDS encoding DUF4296 domain-containing protein, with protein MRWLLFITGTLFVFLSVSCSDRPDGVPKSKEMVEVLLDYHIADAMAMQKGDNTAFSQQIYTDAALKKHGLTREQFHQSLQYYERHTTKLLAIYQHVEMRLAELAPGANVGAVTTDSAENIWNGKPSYVLMSNQKNRLTFEMAPPKSVKPGCRLEWNFNVQWLYREGNRTADVLLVLVYEGDSVVTQYQQLFGSGKQKVSVYVGDKPLKSIKGLIYQDARWSAKPKILYLSSVALYIRNEGVAKQKNTIAMPQEPQSLRVHRNDSAAHDSGTTRIPGNSPATPPSAPPATAPDFVNNSGTVSKRALELLDSAEKKDGRDQPHFK; from the coding sequence ATGAGGTGGCTTCTGTTCATAACAGGTACTTTGTTCGTATTTCTGTCTGTTTCATGTTCAGACAGACCCGATGGTGTGCCAAAATCCAAGGAAATGGTAGAGGTGCTTCTTGATTATCACATTGCTGACGCCATGGCAATGCAGAAGGGAGACAATACGGCTTTTTCACAACAAATCTATACAGATGCTGCTTTGAAGAAACATGGGCTGACGAGAGAACAATTCCATCAGTCGCTGCAATATTACGAAAGACATACTACGAAACTTCTTGCCATCTATCAACACGTGGAAATGAGGCTCGCAGAGTTGGCTCCCGGAGCCAATGTAGGTGCAGTAACAACTGATAGCGCAGAAAATATATGGAATGGTAAGCCGTCGTATGTGTTAATGTCAAACCAGAAGAACAGATTGACATTTGAAATGGCTCCACCGAAAAGTGTGAAGCCAGGATGCAGGTTGGAGTGGAATTTCAATGTGCAATGGCTATACAGAGAAGGCAACCGAACGGCCGACGTCCTCTTAGTGTTAGTCTATGAAGGCGATTCCGTCGTTACGCAATATCAGCAACTCTTTGGTAGCGGGAAACAGAAAGTTTCAGTCTATGTGGGCGACAAACCTTTGAAATCTATCAAAGGACTTATCTATCAAGATGCCAGATGGAGTGCTAAGCCAAAAATCTTGTATCTGTCTTCTGTTGCCTTATATATAAGGAATGAAGGTGTAGCAAAACAGAAAAATACCATTGCGATGCCTCAAGAACCTCAGTCCCTGCGCGTTCACAGAAACGATAGTGCAGCTCACGATTCGGGGACGACGCGCATCCCGGGTAATTCGCCTGCAACACCGCCTTCAGCACCACCTGCAACAGCACCTGATTTTGTAAATAATTCAGGAACTGTTTCCAAACGTGCACTTGAATTACTTGATAGTGCAGAAAAGAAAGATGGTAGAGACCAGCCTCATTTCAAATAA
- a CDS encoding ComF family protein, with amino-acid sequence MKLLNTLSQLVKDVENILFPRSCAVCGRRLNSAEDFICSNCYLDLPFTQIRGQEGNVVERLFWEQIRIERASSFLWYKGGAKSIRPVLSLKYNDRPQYGIYFGKIMANDLKDTGFFDGIGSIIPVPLAKKKKRKRGYNQSEYLAKGLSMITGIPVRDDVVRRIIANPTQTRLNAEQRKKNVENIFKLVNGKAIEGKHVLLLDDVITTGATILSCAKELDKVENLRISILSLMLAGKHADVIGDAKPRNVEWVNVYE; translated from the coding sequence ATGAAACTTTTGAACACTTTGTCGCAATTGGTGAAAGATGTGGAAAACATACTGTTCCCACGCTCTTGTGCCGTATGTGGCAGAAGGTTGAATTCCGCAGAAGATTTTATCTGTAGTAATTGTTATCTTGATCTCCCTTTTACACAGATTAGGGGGCAGGAAGGGAATGTTGTAGAACGTCTTTTCTGGGAACAGATAAGAATAGAGCGTGCGAGTAGTTTCTTATGGTATAAAGGTGGCGCAAAAAGCATTCGTCCAGTCCTATCGTTGAAGTATAACGACCGTCCGCAATATGGCATTTATTTCGGAAAAATCATGGCGAATGACTTGAAAGATACGGGATTCTTCGACGGCATTGGTTCCATAATACCAGTGCCATTGGCAAAGAAGAAAAAGCGTAAGAGAGGATATAATCAGAGCGAATATCTTGCAAAGGGGCTGAGCATGATAACTGGAATTCCCGTTCGCGATGATGTGGTTCGAAGAATCATCGCCAATCCTACACAAACACGCCTTAATGCTGAACAAAGGAAGAAAAATGTGGAAAACATCTTCAAATTGGTTAACGGAAAAGCCATAGAAGGTAAACATGTTTTACTCCTCGATGATGTTATAACGACTGGTGCAACTATTCTGTCATGTGCAAAGGAACTTGACAAAGTTGAAAATCTTAGGATTAGCATTTTGTCGTTAATGCTTGCCGGAAAGCACGCAGATGTCATTGGCGATGCCAAACCCAGAAATGTGGAATGGGTAAATGTTTATGAGTAG